In the Carassius auratus strain Wakin unplaced genomic scaffold, ASM336829v1 scaf_tig00215142, whole genome shotgun sequence genome, one interval contains:
- the LOC113093797 gene encoding uncharacterized protein LOC113093797, whose product MAFNKNTSFSSSSSSSSVVDEMSEMSLRNTSLDSSDEDVSSSHCTDRLVKHQLLMNKFLDLQYRARERQEEFQSLLERFNYIQESLEWEIEKVEKSMFSMEWLEDLQKIIDEFQANMANNVSRLRESFRKMQEVASKKVLTVKAKGKPGKDLDAKVVKSIQSLPTCPTVAELKANSTAASTYSSNLIIALNSITKSSSCSPATSKALKLSAATIENLNKAFQDHCLEIKTLKTPKKKSKVVQDVNRDVLVSPVHQSGSAGQQQKVKKLPAFPVKPKADDFGFPQVKELVRETNVEVLPLDRPVITLDTAPKDLQSPSADDPSPPGLARTFAFPKITRSVEETKVSTEQKANVKSSEETQADAETMERTETSFDETMAQKNLKCPFPPSFQRPSPVRSSALPQILQSVEEPEVDTETMERTETPFEETMVQEDHQSPFPHAFHHPSPVRSSALPQILQSVEEPEVDTETMERTETPFEETMVQEDHQSPFPHSFRPPSLVRSFALSQISQSVEETKVCAMSAVERQSLSSVHTHPSSSVKLPKIQTQAKPSLQKSEKPETHKYDSAVSGSIEEQYMKNSEEDGDKLLHASMKDPSFIIDIKAQENNLQQLDRAFQNNNISSEMYNLCRGTVNQTLKSVELRLGCLLRRYIKHVQMKQLRKTLDGNFKATRNLRDGLEFKKVHSQLCKFDHFQQSVNKIWDAKQASTDETRELCIARTAHLYQQVNAVHGLHLTGISFVQRLVSLPLLTVTPVRFSSNLCPSPPRGPRTSPSRASPARHPQIHPKPLHHTTRNTPGSFLKISHIQ is encoded by the exons ATGGCTTTTAACaagaatacatctttttcatcatcatcttcatcgtcCTCAGTTGTGGATGAAATGTCAGAGATGTCGCTGAGGAACACATCTCTGGACTCATCCGATGAGGATGTTTCCTCCAGTCACTGTACTGACAGGCTTGTGAAACATCAACTGCTGATGAACAAATTCCTGGACCTTCAGTACAGAGCCCGAGAGCGCCAGGAGGAGTTTCAGTCACTGCTGGAGCGATTTAACTATATAC AGGAATCGCTAGAATGGGAGATTGAAAAAGTGGAGAAATCCATGTTCAGCATGGAGTGGCTGGAGGACTTGCAGAAGATCATTGATGAGTTCCAGGCCAATATGGCAAACAATGTGAGCCGCCTTCGAGAGAGCTTCAGAAAAATGCAGGAGGTTGCCTCGAAAAAAGTTCTGACCGTGAAGGCAAAAG GTAAACCAGGAAAAGATCTGGATGCCAAAGTAGTTAAAAGCATTCAGTCTCTGCCGACTTGTCCCACGGTAGCAGAATTGAAGGCAAATTCAACCGCTGCATCAACGTACTCATCAAATCTGATCATCGCCTTGAATAGCATCACCAAATCATCCTCCTGCAGTCCAGCCACAAGCAAGGCACTAAAACTATCAGCAGCGACCATTGAAAACCTCAACAAGGCATTTCAAGATCACTGCTTGGAAATTAAGACTCTCAagacacctaaaaaaaaaagcaaggtgGTTCAAGATGTGAACAGAGACGTCTTAGTTTCTCCCGTGCACCAAAGCGGATCTGCAGGTCAGCAGCAGAAGGTGAAAAAACTGCCTGCCTTTCCTGTGAAACCCAAGGCAGATGATTTTGGTTTCCCTCAGGTCAAAGAGCTTGTACGGGAGACAAATGTTGAAGTGTTGCCACTAGATAGACCAGTGATAACATTAGACACAGCTCCAAAAGACCTCCAGAGTCCGTCTGCTGATGACCCGTCTCCTCCTGGCCTTGCCAGGACTTTTGCTTTCCCCAAGATCACACGATCTGTCGAGGAGACAAAAGTTTCCACAGAGCAAAAGGCAAATGTCAAATCATCTGAAGAGACACAAGCTGATGCAGAGACGATGGAGAGAACAGAGACATCATTTGATGAGACGATGGCTCAGAAAAACCTTAAGTGTCCATTTCCTCCTAGCTTCCAACGTCCGTCCCCCGTCAGATCTTCTGCTCTTCCTCAGATTTTGCAGTCTGTGGAGGAACCAGAAGTTGATACGGAGACAATGGAGAGAACAGAGACACCATTTGAAGAGACAATGGTTCAGGAAGACCACCAAAGTCCATTTCCTCATGCCTTCCATCATCCATCCCCCGTCAGATCTTCTGCTCTTCCTCAGATTTTGCAGTCTGTGGAGGAACCAGAAGTTGATACAGAGACAATGGAGAGAACAGAGACACCTTTTGAAGAGACAATGGTTCAGGAAGACCACCAAAGTCCATTTCCTCATAGCTTCCGTCCTCCATCCCTTGTCAGATCTTTTGCTCTTTCTCAGATTTCACAGTCTGTAGAGGAGACAAAAGTTTGTGCTATGTCAGCGGTAGAACGTCAAAGTCTGTCTTCTGTCCACACCCATCCTTCCTCGTCTGTAAAACTGCCCAAAATTCAGACTCAAGCAAAGCCGTCACTTCAGAAGTCTGAGAAACCTGAGACTCACAAATATGATTCCGCAGTCTCGGGCAGCATTGAGGAGCAGTACATGAAGAACAGCGAGGAGGACGGAGACAAACTGCTTCATGCTAGCATGAAAGACCCATCGTTCATAATTGACATCAAAGCTCAAGAAAACAACCTCCAGCAGCTGGATCgagcttttcaaaataacaacatttccTCTGAAATGTACAACCTGTGCAGAGGAACCGTCAATCAGACACTTAAGAGTGTTGAGCTGCGTCTTGGATGTCTTTTACGGAGATACATCAAACATGTCCAAATGAAGCAATTAAG GAAGACGCTCGATGGAAATTTCAAGGCCACCAGAAATTTAAGGGATGGACTGGAGTTCAAAAAAGTCCATTCTCAGCTCTGCAAGTTTGACCATTTCCAGCAGAGTGTGAACAAAATCTGGGACGCCAAGCAAGCCTCCACTGATGAGACGCGAGAACTCTGCATCGCACGGACGGCCCATTTATACCAGCAG GTGAACGCGGTGCATGGCCTACATCTGACAGGCATATCATTTGTGCAAAGGCTTGTATCACTGCCTCTGCTCACTGTGACACCCGTGCGGTTCAGCTCCAATTTGTGTCCATC
- the LOC113093795 gene encoding uncharacterized protein LOC113093795, protein MAFNKNTSFSSSSSSSSVVDEMSEMSLRNTSLDSSDEDVSSSHCTDRLVKHQLLMNKFLDLQYRARERQEEFQSLLERFNYIQESLEWEIEKVEKSMFSMEWLEDLQKIIDEFQANMANNVSRLRESFRKMQEVASKKVLTVKAKGKPGKDLDAKVVKSIQSLPTCPTVAELKANSTAASTYSSNLIIALNSITKSSSCSPATSKALKLSAATIENLNKAFQDHCLEIKTLKTPKKKSKVVQDVNRDVLVSPVHQSGSAGQQQKVKKLPAFPVKPKADDFGFPQVKELVRETNVEVLPLDRPVITLDTAPKDLQSPSADDPSPPGLARTFAFPKITRSVEETKVSTEQKANVKSSEETQADAETMERTETSFEETMAQKNLKCPFPPSFQRPSPVRSSALPQILQSVEEPEVDTETMERTETPFEETMVQEDHQSPFPHAFHHPSPVRSSALPQILQSVEEPEVDTETMERTETPFEETMVQEDHQSPFPHSFRPPSLVRSFALSQISQSVEETKVCAMSAVERQSLSSVHTHPSSSVKLPKIQTQAKPSLQKSEKPETHKYDSAVSGSIEEQYMKNSEEDGDKLLHASMKDPSFIIDIKAQENNLQQLDRAFQNNNISSEMYNLCRGTVNQTLKSVELRLGCLLRRYIKHVQMKQLRKTLDGNFKATRNLRDGLEFKKVHSQLCKFDRFQQSVNKIWDAKQASTDETRELCIARTAHLYQQVNAVHGLHLTGISFVQRHVSLPLLTVTPVRFSSNLCPSPPRGPRTSPSRASPARHPQIHPKPLHHTTRNTPGSFLKISHIQ, encoded by the exons ATGGCTTTTAACaagaatacatctttttcatcatcatcttcatcgtcCTCAGTTGTGGATGAAATGTCAGAGATGTCGCTGAGGAACACATCTCTGGACTCATCCGATGAGGATGTTTCCTCCAGTCACTGTACTGACAGGCTTGTGAAACATCAACTGCTGATGAACAAATTCCTGGACCTTCAGTACAGAGCCCGAGAGCGCCAGGAGGAGTTTCAGTCACTGCTGGAGCGATTTAACTATATAC AGGAATCGCTAGAATGGGAGATTGAAAAAGTGGAGAAATCCATGTTCAGCATGGAGTGGCTGGAGGACTTGCAGAAGATCATTGATGAGTTCCAGGCCAATATGGCAAACAATGTGAGCCGCCTTCGAGAGAGCTTCAGAAAAATGCAGGAGGTTGCCTCGAAAAAAGTTCTGACCGTGAAGGCAAAAG GTAAACCAGGAAAAGATCTGGATGCCAAAGTAGTTAAAAGCATTCAGTCTCTGCCGACTTGTCCCACGGTAGCAGAATTGAAGGCAAATTCAACCGCTGCATCAACGTACTCATCAAATCTGATCATCGCCTTGAATAGCATCACCAAATCATCCTCCTGCAGTCCAGCCACAAGCAAGGCACTAAAACTATCAGCAGCGACCATTGAAAACCTCAACAAGGCATTTCAAGATCACTGCTTGGAAATTAAGACTCTCAagacacctaaaaaaaaaagcaaggtgGTTCAAGATGTGAACAGAGACGTCTTAGTTTCTCCCGTGCACCAAAGTGGATCTGCAGGTCAGCAGCAGAAGGTGAAAAAACTGCCTGCCTTTCCTGTGAAACCCAAGGCAGATGATTTTGGTTTCCCTCAGGTCAAAGAGCTTGTACGGGAGACAAATGTTGAAGTGTTGCCACTAGATAGACCAGTGATAACATTAGACACAGCTCCAAAAGACCTCCAGAGTCCGTCTGCTGATGACCCGTCTCCTCCTGGCCTTGCCAGGACTTTTGCTTTCCCCAAGATCACACGATCTGTCGAGGAGACAAAAGTTTCCACAGAGCAAAAGGCAAATGTCAAATCATCTGAAGAGACACAAGCTGATGCAGAGACGATGGAGAGAACAGAGACATCATTTGAAGAGACGATGGCTCAGAAAAACCTTAAGTGTCCATTTCCTCCTAGCTTCCAACGTCCGTCCCCCGTCAGATCTTCTGCTCTTCCTCAGATTTTGCAGTCTGTGGAGGAACCAGAAGTTGATACGGAGACGATGGAGAGAACAGAGACACCATTTGAAGAGACAATGGTTCAGGAAGACCACCAAAGTCCATTTCCTCATGCCTTCCATCATCCATCCCCCGTCAGATCTTCTGCTCTTCCTCAGATTTTGCAGTCTGTGGAGGAACCAGAAGTTGATACGGAGACAATGGAGAGAACAGAGACACCATTTGAAGAGACAATGGTTCAGGAAGACCACCAAAGTCCATTTCCTCATAGCTTCCGTCCTCCATCCCTTGTCAGATCTTTTGCTCTTTCTCAGATTTCACAGTCTGTAGAGGAGACAAAAGTTTGTGCTATGTCAGCGGTAGAACGTCAAAGTCTGTCTTCTGTCCACACCCATCCTTCCTCGTCTGTAAAACTGCCCAAAATTCAGACTCAAGCAAAGCCGTCACTTCAGAAGTCTGAGAAACCTGAGACTCACAAATATGATTCCGCAGTCTCGGGCAGCATTGAGGAGCAGTACATGAAGAACAGCGAGGAGGACGGAGACAAACTGCTTCATGCTAGCATGAAAGACCCATCGTTCATAATTGACATCAAAGCTCAAGAAAACAACCTCCAGCAGCTGGATCgagcttttcaaaataacaacatttccTCTGAAATGTACAACCTGTGCAGAGGAACCGTCAATCAGACACTTAAGAGTGTTGAGCTGCGTCTTGGATGTCTTTTACGGAGATACATCAAACATGTCCAAATGAAGCAATTAAG GAAGACGCTCGATGGAAATTTCAAGGCCACCAGAAATTTAAGGGATGGACTGGAGTTCAAAAAAGTCCATTCTCAGCTCTGCAAGTTTGACCGTTTCCAGCAGAGTGTGAACAAAATCTGGGACGCCAAGCAAGCCTCCACTGATGAGACGCGAGAACTCTGCATCGCACGGACGGCCCATTTATACCAGCAG GTGAACGCGGTGCATGGCCTACATCTGACAGGCATATCATTTGTGCAAAGGCATGTATCACTGCCTCTGCTCACTGTGACACCCGTGCGGTTCAGCTCCAATTTGTGTCCATCTCCTCCTCGTGGACCACGAACTTCACCCAGCAGAGCCAGTCCAGCACGCCATCCTCAAATCCACCCCAAACCTCTGCACCACACGACCAGGAACACACCAGGCAGTTTCCTGAAGATCAGTCACATTCAATAA